GGGTCGTTGCCTTCCGTGAAGGCATTGAAAGTCTGCACCTGCTCGGCAATGCGGGATTGCACCTCCTCGGGCAGGTCGCGGATGCCTTCGGTCATCAGCACCCTGCCGGTCAGCCATGCGGTGCGGAACGCGTCATTCAGCTTGCGGATGCGGAGGGTTCTGGAGTCGTGGGTCATGGTTTTCGCTTTCGTTGGTTGTCGCGCTGTTGCGCAGCAACGGCCAAAAGCGGGGGAGGGGGCGGGGTCCTGACCCAACTCGGGTGTGCGGGCAGCGGTCATGGATGCCGACACCTCTCCCGCTTAGGTGTGCCGCAAACGTCACAGCGCGCCAACCCGAAAGCCACAGGGCTCACCCCGAAAACTCCATACCCTGCTGAAACAGCATGCAATACGCGTGCAACACACGCTGACCGCCTGTAAAGTGACTGCATGATAAGGCTCTGTCTGCCCGCTTGGCGTTCGCTCGTATGGGTGGGCTTGGCCGTGGCGACCATATTCGCGGCCCCCGCTGCGCGAGCCGAATGGGCACCGTTCGCCTATGTCTCCGCCACCATGGGGGTCTCCGACAGCCGCATCTGCATCGGCGAGGCGTCCCGTGGCGAAATCGGCTGCCCGTCCTACAGCCCCACCGTCAGCCCCACTGGCACCCTCAACCTCACCGGCGGCCTCGTCACCAACGCCGTCAGCCTCACCACCGCCGGCACCAATTGGGGGTATCTCACCAGTGCGGCTAGCTACCTGCCCAATCTGACTACCGGCGCAATATCCACAACCAACATCTCCGTCAGCACCATCAATGGCCTTGGTATCAGTACATTTGGCGGAGCCGCAAGCTATATGCAAAAAGCTATGAGCACGGATTGGGCGACTGCAGTCGGAACCGTTCCTCTAAATACGGTCACCACGTCATTCGGTAGTCGGATCTCCAGTAATGGAAACCAAGTTACAGTTGCCGCTGGAAGCGCTTATCTGTTGCAAGCAGCTCTCAGAGCTTATGGAAGTTCAACTTATGCGCTCGACTTTTACATATGGGATGTAACAAACAATACGAGCGTCGGACTACCGGGAAACTCGACTTCTGATCTATCGAGCGATACACCGATATTTACGGTTGTTCGTCCCAGTGTCAACACAACCTATGAACTTCGAGTTGTTGGAATGTCCGGTTCGAGCTCCATTTCGACAAATGGATCGAAGCTAACCGTTGTAGAACTTGGCGGCGGTAACGCTAACGGTATCTCTAGCACCGGCGCGACCAACCTCTCCGGTCTGTCCGATGTCGCCCTCGCTGGTCTGACAACCGGCCAAGTCCTCACCTATAACGGCACTAGCTGGGTCAACAGCTCCGGTGCCAGTGGCGACCGCCTCACCTCCGGCACCCTATCGGTCACCGCCAACAGCGCCACCAGCGTGGTCAGCCTGACGACCGGTGGCACCACGTGGGGCTACCTCGGCGGCACCGCCAGCTACCTGCCGCAGCTGACCGCCACGCAGGTCTCCGCCACCAGCATCAGCAGCACCATGGTGCAGATTATCAGCCAAACCACCCTCATCACCTGCGATAACAGCCACGCGGGAACCCTGCGCTACAACAGCCCCACCACCGCGCTGGAACTCTGCACCGGCTCCGGCTGGCAGCCCATGGGCGTCGGTATCCCCGCCGGCACCATCTCCGCCTTTGCCAGCACCACCTGCCCCACCGGCTGGAGCGAATACACCCCCGCCCGCGGCCGCTTTCTGCGGGGGATTGATAATGGCGCCGGCAATGACCCTGATGGAACGCGCAGTCCGGGGGCGACGCAGGCTGACGCTTTCCAAGGTCACAGACAACATATTGGCGTTAATTACGTCACTGGCGGTTCGAATATTAGGGTTCAGGAACAGAATGCAACGAGCAGCTTTTCGGACAATAATGTGGCATTACCAGCTAACCTTCAAACGCTTGATTTCATCACTGACGGCACAAATGGAACGCCGCGAATATCAAATGAGACCCGCCCCAAAAACGTCGCCGTCACCTATTGCCAGTTCAACGGCACCTCCAACGGCTGGAACAACCCGCTCTCCGGCGGCAGCACCAGTGCGGCAGGCTCCACCAGCTATATCCAGTACAACACCTCCGGCAGCTTCGATGGCAACGCGGGCCTCACATGGACCAACGCGAGCCAGCGCCTCACCGCCACCAACATCAGCGCCACGGCCCTCACGGTCAACGGCGTGGCCATCACCGGCAGTGCAAGCGGAGACCGCATCACCTCCGGAACGACAACCCTTCTGGCGAATAACGGCGGTAGCCTTACCACTACCGCCTCACTGGAGGTTTCCGGCAGCATTGCCGCATCCGGCCCCGTCTCTGGCAGCACCCTGCATCTGCAGAACAACCCGCCGGAGACTTGTACCACGGGTAGCTTGGGGGCCATGAAAGTAGTTGACGGCCGCGTATTTGTTTGCCGTCTGTAGGGGCCGCCACAGGTCTTTTCAGCCGTTGGGATCGGACATAATGGCTTTTGCAGAGTGCGGATTTTAAAGATGCCAGACATTTTGCGATCAATGTGGGACGATATAAACGCTGCCTGTTTTGCGGGCGAGCTGACGCCACCAGCCGACATTTCATGGCAGGAAACAGGCGGCGAGAACGGCATCGGTGCCCATGGCGTTTATCTTCCCAAGCCGAATGCAATAGCGATCGATGAGCGGTTCCGGCCCGATATCGCCGCCGTCAAGGCCAAAGACCCCAAAGAAATCGGGAAGCTGGAGATCGTCTATCGCCTTGTCATCCACGAGATGATCCATCAAGCGCTGCACCAAAGGAACGCCCCGACTCCTGGCGGGCATGGTGCTTCCTTTTGCAGTGAGGCCGAGCGTGTTGCGAAGCTCCTTGCCGCGAGTGGAATTGAGGTCGTGACGCCAACTCTCGACAACGCAAAATACTGGCCTTTCGGGACTGACCGCACGGAAACCGGTTTATGAGCAAGATTTGGCAGAAGACGACCATCGCGTGGACCCGGCCGGAGACGTGGGTCAACCCTCTTTCGCGCTGGCTGCGCCCGTATTTGAACGCGAGCGGAATCCGCTCGCTCCGCAGGCTGCCGAGGCCGGATCTGGCGATCGACGACTCCGAATGGCTGCGTGTGGCGGAGACCGTGCTGACAACTGATCATGAGAACGTCTGCGAAGACCTGGCTCGGGATCTGACGAGGAGTCGGCTGCGGGCGTTCCACGGCTGCCGGACGGATGATGCCTCCGGTTACCACCGTGACGGGCTCCTGCGCAACGATCCGGCACAGCTTGAATGCCAGCTGCGCCGGATGGTCGAGGCCATCGACGGGCTCGAAAGATACCGGAAGACCATCGACCTCAGACTGGACACCTTCGATGCCCGTGAACGGGATGCCGGACGGGTCTTCTTCGCGCTCGACGAGCGGTCGCTCATCCGCGGTTCCGGTCACTACCTGCTTTATGGCAGCGAGTGGATGCAATGTATTTTCGGGTTTGAAGCGCACGCCGCACTGAGAAGCTGGGGCGCCCCCACGCTCCTCACCATCGATATACCCATAGCCGAGATTCACGCGGGGACGGTCTATGAACTTGCCCAAACGCTCCTTCACGAGTGGGCGCGGTACAAGACCTCCCCGCCGAAGGCGCCACAAAAGCTGAACTTCGGATTCAGCCTGCAACGTGACGTCCCGCCGGACTGGATCGCTGGACATTCACATCCGGCTCGGGTGTGGTGCCCTTTCGATGCCGGAGCATATTACGACAGCCCGCGGACTACATGCCCCGCCTGTGTGGTGTAGTGGGGAACATTTTACGGTAAACGGCAAACCGTTTACCGTCTCCTGAATCAGGCGCCGGCGGATTCAGGGCGGGAAATGAAGAGTATCGGAGACATCAGCATCGCGCCGCCGCAGGCGGGATGTCGGGCATTCTCGACACGTCCCGACCGGAGGAAGGCCAGCCGCAGGAGTCTCAGCATAGCGCCCGCAGGGGAGACGGGACCGACTGGCCCCGCGAGGGGCGTTCCGCTTCACGGCCGCAACGTTGCTCATCATTTGCTCGCGAGGGAGTTGCAGACGTGCTAATCAGTTGTCATGGCGGCAGAAAGCATTGAAGAGATAATTGGTCTGGATATCCGGCCGGACGGATCCCTGAAAGTCAACTCGCGTGAGCGTCGCGATTTGGAGTTCAAGCAGGATTGCGAGGAAAATACACTGAGAAGCTGCCTCAAGACGATTGCAGCTTTTGCCAATAACGGAGGAGGGCGCATCGTTTTCGGGATCTCCGATTCCCCAAGGCACGTAGTGGGTGTGGACCCTGGACGTTTTCCGGATGAAGCCATTTTCGATGACTTCATCCGGAAGTATTTGTCTCCGGTTCCTGACGTGATTATCGAAGAACACACGTTGTATGGGACCGACCTGGTGTCCGTCCGTGTCGCCGCGATGACAAAACCGCCAGTGATCGCGGTGCGAGAGTGTCAGACCTCAGGAAAGAAGAATAAAACTGTCCTCCAACCAGGGGTGATTTACAATCGCCGCGCCGGTAAATCGGAGTGCGCGTCGAGTGACGAGTTTCGAATGATGATGGAACGACGCGATCAAGCCGTCCAGCAGGCCGTCCTGAGCATTTTTGACAGGGCTCGGGCCATCGGCTTCGATCGGGTGTCAGTCGCAGACTTTTCAAACTTCACCAGTCCAGGCGATAACGTCACGCTCTATCTTCCAGACGATGCTGCCCGCCATCTTAACGTCATCGATCGCGCACGTCTTGTCGAAGACCATGGTGCGCCTGCATACGAGATCAAAGGCAGGATCGACCTTACCACGTTCTCGGACAAGGACCCCAGAAAGCCGATGCTGCCGCGACCGGCGGCACGGGCATTGAAAGCGGACGTCGAAAGTGCCCTGTGGAGGGGAGTTCCATGGAGCGAACAGCATTTGAGAAAGGCTGCCAGCCAGCTTGGCTTCTGGGACAAGAAAGAGGGTGACGGGGTCCACACAACCGTAGACGAGCTTACAAAACAACCGCGTTACCTTGAACGGGCGCGCATAGCTGTCAGGGATTTTGCCCGAAACAACACCGATGCATTCGTGGATGCAATCTGCTCCCGCGAAAACAAGCAGATTTGGAAGCGAAAAATGGCGGGGCGCGGATCTTCATCGCCGGTCGAACAATCTCCTGACGTTCAGATCTTGGTTAATTCTGACGATATTTTCACTTCGGAAGAGACCGCTGACGAAGTCGGGTCAAGATATTGAATTGCATGCCGCTCAGTTGCGTACCTGCTGAGCCTTGGCCCGTGCCTGCGGGAAATACTGGTAAAACGTATAACGGCTGACCCCCATGCGCCTGGCGATCTCGGCCACCGAGATATTGCCGGCCGCGAGCATGGCTGATGCCGCCGTCAGATCAGATTCCGACAGCTTCTGCGGCCGGCCACCTTTGCGCCCACGGGCCAAGGCCGCCTTCAGTCCCTCCATGGTCCGCTCGCGGTTGAGATCGAGGAAGTATTCGGCCATGGCCCCGTGGATTTGCAGAAAAAAGCGCCCTTGGGCGCTTTCGCTGTCGAGATCCTCGGTCAGGCTCTTGAACTTGATCCCGTCGCCGCGCAACTTGTCGATGGTCCGCATCATTTCAACGAGAGACCGGCCGAGCCGGTCCAGCTTCCACACGACCAGCACGTCCTCCGGCCGGAGATAGGCGAGGGCGGCGTCCAGTTCCGGACGCTTGCTGCCTGTCTTGCCTGACTTCTTCTCCTCGAAGATCTTCTCGCAGCCGGCGCGCAATAGCGCATCCCTCTGCAGGTCGAGGTTCTGGTCGGCGGTTGAAACGCGAGCGTATCCGATAAGCATGTAAGGATAGTGAATCAGGACCGTTTTCCGGTCAATAGATTTCCTTACATATTTTCCTTACACAAGAGGTAGCTTGAACGGTGGTCAAACAGCGGGTCTGACACCGTGTAAGGAAAACGGTCGTTTTCATTACACGCACCAAATATCAACATTGGATAGTGATTTGCCGTGTTGTCGGAGTTAGAGAAGCCAGCGTGCATAGGCACGAATATCAATCATCGGCACAGTTGCTGTTGCCTGAAGCCGAGCAATAAGCTCAAGCAAGAAGGCTGTCGCAGGCTTTCCTCCACTCGTAAAGTCGTATTGCGTTCCATTGAACGTGTAGTGACCATGGGCGGCAACACAACCCATATCCAATTGCTCTAAAGGGTTTGCCTTCTTCAAAGCAGTCTTGATTGGTTCACCGAAAGCGGGTTTCCAGTCACTCTCCAGCGTGAGAAGTCCACCGATGATGTGCGCGGGCGGTTTTGGATCATAGACACCGCCGGCGTGGGGTATAGGCAAACTTGTCCGCTTCAGTTTTCTCGCGCTCGCAATCTTGCCGTGTGTATATTCGACCAGTCCTGCGTTGATTGTCTGCTTTGCCTCGAACACCGCGTAGACGCTTTCGGCGGGGATGATGAGCTGATCCCTAAATTTGAAAATAAAGGGGGAATACTGTCGATCGTAGACGACCACATCCATTTGTTCGCTGAAATTCCCCTCACTGTCGACAACATGCGCCTTGTCGGCCCGATAGCGCTCGGGCAGGTAGGTTTGCAGCATTTCAAGCCAAACGGCTTCGCTCGCATCGCCCTTCGTTCCAGGGTGTGCGAATGATTCTCGCGCTTGCGCCAGCTGCTGCTGGATTGTGTCATGCAGCCCACTGAGCAGAACCGGAAGGGACCACCCCTTGGTCATCTGACGATTTCCCCCCAGGTTTTTGCGCCGAGAGATGTTCCGGCCGCAGTGGCAATATTGCGCTGGGCCGTGTCGGATAGTTCATCGGACAGGATATTGTTTGTATTTGACGGATCCACAAAGCGAGCGCTTGCGAAGCGGTCGCGAAGATATTGAAGCACGGTCCAGACGTTGGCGGAGAGACTTGGCCCGCTTCTTCCCCGCAGAGCCTCGATAACGGTCAGCTCAAGATAAAACGAGGGAAAATCCAAGCCGCGTTGGTCGCGCCAAAGCTTTATTATCCTGATTTCATTTGTACAACCTGAAGCCGAGACAAGAGCAATGTGTGCTGCGATATTGGTCTTTGTCCATGTGTCCGCGCGCCGCCGGTACAGGCTGTGGTCGAGGCTGAAAGCATTCTGCCGTTTCGCAGGGACGAGATCGACGTCAAAAGAGCCAACCTTGATACCGATTGATACATTTTGAAGGCGTGGCTTGAAGCCAAGCTCCTCCATTCGCCTCGCAAGCTTGGTATAGATGTCTTTTAGCGTTTCGGGTGTGGTCTCCGAAAGGGATACGAACAAATCTATATCGGTACCGCTTTTATTCGCAGTGCCCTTTGCAAAAGATCCGCTTGCCATCACGTCCACCAAAAACCCGCCACCCCATTGCTGAAGCAAAGGCAACATTGTTTGCTGGCAATTTCGCACTGGAGAATAGAGGCCATTATCGACCTGTTCCCTTTGCAATATATTCCAGAGATAGTGGTCTGCTGTCATTATTCGTTCCTGAATATAATATAGGCTCTTTAAGCGCTTTCAGCCAAGAAAACTCAAGCTCCCCACTGTTTCATTTGTGAGTATTCATAGTAGAAGTCTGAAGTTCCGGTCACGACATGACGGGTTCGCTTGAGCTCTTGCCAGAAGCTCTGCGGATCTGTCACATCGTCCAGAAGTACAAGAATCTGCGGTACGCTCAAAAACCAGCAATGGAAGAATGGTTGGGGAATCTCGGCTATACCTGGATGCAGCTCAGCAAGCTGTTGGCGGATATCCTGCAGGGACTGGTTGATGGCTGCGAACCGTTTTGACAATTCGGTATCTGTAGATGTGAAAGCAGCTGACAGGGTAGATTCCAGCATATGTTTGAGAAAATTCCTGTCCTGGAAGCTCCCGTAATCAAGAAGCGCAACAGCCACTCTTTCAATGTCGCGGCCGTTGAGTGAGAGATTGTAAATCTGTCCATCATGGTCGAGGGCAAGGCTTCCGTTTTTCCGTAATCGCACCTCATGCCAGCCGGCCTGAGCCTGGGCTGCGAGCAAACTGCCTGCGAGATCGAGAAGCAGGAATGCGTCATCGCCTGCCTTTGCCTTCCTCGTGAGGGCTTTCTTTTTGAGCTCGACGAACACCACCTTTTCGGCGGTTTCGATCACGATATCGCATTCACCGTGCGCCTGCTCGACGTCATAATCACCACATTGGACCGGAACGCCGTGGCTGGCGAACTCGCCCTCCAGAAATCGCTCCGCGTGCAAGCCCACCCTATCATCAAGCTTTTTGTCGAGAGTTCGAAAGGCGGTAAGCAACGCTTCTGGAAAAGCGGCTGCACATACGGAACGGTCAATCATCACAAAGCGCCCGCCTGGCAAAGGCAGCAAAGGCTTCATGAAGAAATCTAGGCCATGGTCGCCGTTCGCGGAAGTTGGCGCATCTGTCGGGCGAGAAAAGTGCTGATTGGCACCCGAAAACGGATGGCTGAATACTGTGTCGATGATATGTGTGACGGTTGTCCTTGGAATGTTCGGCAGGGAGCGGCAAATATCCGCTTTCTTTACGATGGCAGGCCCACGCACATCAGCAGAGCACTTGAAAATCGCGCCGATGACTTCCAGCGCCTGGTTTAGGGTCCATCCGTCAGGCGTCTTCTCATCGACGTTCAGAAAACCAAGGAGTCCTGCGCACAGGCGGGCTGTGTCGGAGACGCGCAGCTGGGGAAACCGGAACATGGCATCGAAAAGCGCGGTCTCCTGGGCGTGTTTGAGCAGACCATGAGGATCGAAGCTTCCGAAAACGGCTGGGACATAGGGCTGGACATCAATAACCGCCGCGTATGCTGTAGCCAGGGCCACCAGTCGCTGCCAATTGCCGTCCGTGTCGACATAGGGCTTGCTGCCGGAAAGGTGTTTTACAGCCAACTGGAGAAGGTATCCCCACGGTTCCTGCGGCTTCCCGCCTCCTGACATCGAAACCCTTGGCACAAGGTGATATCGCTTCAAACTCGCGTCATAAAGCGGCGTAATTGCCTGAAATATCCGGCGGGCCACATTCATGCCGCCCATCATTTGCATCAGGCTTTCAATTTCCTTCACCAATGCCGCCTCGGCTTGCTCCTCGAGACTTATCAGCCCTGGTTCCAGACGGATGGGATAGCCTGCCTTCTTGAGGTCGCGAGCCGCCTTCGCCACCTCAAATTGCCGTGCATAAATCCGTTCTGGGGCATGAACGCGCCATGATGATATGCTGAGGTGGTCGCGAGCCGCCTGAATGGCTGCAACCCAGTCACCTTCGATTTCGCTGTTGTTATGTTGTTCGCTGCCCAGTGCGTCCCTCAGACGGCACAGCACATCCAAATACGGATCGAGTTGAAAATCGAAAACAACATGCTCGCGGATCAGATCTGTTATCAAATCAGAGCATTCGCTCCGAGCTGCCGAATGTCCGGAAGCGAATGCGGAACGTATCCTGTCGTAAAGCGCATCGGCCACAGCCTTTTGGCTGGAACCTCCCTGGCCTTCTAGGCCAACATATCGGTTCAAAGCATCGAGGTCGTCGGCGTAATTATCGATCTCGGCCTCTGCGCCATCGAGGATTCGCCGGAAATCGTGAAGATCCATCTAGGTTGCACCGCCTTCATGCAGATCAAACTCGACCGTCTCGGTCTGGTGATACATCGTTTCCAGTTGCTCGTGCCGGATGCGGAACTGGCTGCGCCGCTTGAGTTCAGGCTTCGCGCTCGCCGCCTTCTCGATCTTGATGGCCGGATCGTAGTAGACCACACCCGCCGCAACCGCCTGCAGGAACAGGGTCAGGTCCGTTTCCTCACAGAGCTGGATTCTCGGACCATAGCGATATTCGGGGGGCGGTGTCCGGAACAGTGACGGGACATAGGCAGCCTGCGCGTGCTTGCGGCTCCAGTGCTCGATGATGTTCGTGAATTTCCAGAGAGCCGCGACCTCGCCGTGGATATCCTGGAGGGCGAGGCCGCCGGTCATGTCGGTGATCTTGCCGGTCGCCTCGTCATAACCGGTCATCCGCATCTGCAGGCCTGTGTCGGCATGGTACGCCTTGTTGCAGGCATAGACCCCGCCGAAATTGATGCGATCGGGTTTGCCGCTCTTGTCGGCATAGCCAAACCGCCGCACGAACGCCTCGACGCCCTGGTCGCGGTAATAGCCGCCCGTCGGCTCCGGAGTCAGCAGCGTGACGGGGCTTTTCGGCTTGTATCGGGCGAAATCATCAACTGAGTACTGCTTTATCTCCCAGCCCAGAAAATCCGGCTCGGCGTAGCCGTTCGGCATGATGCCCAGCTCGGCCTCAAGCGTATAGCCGCCGCCGTTACGGGCCGTATACGGATAGGGAATCCCGTCAGGGCCCAGCTTTCGGGACGATATCCAGTGCTTGCGGTAAATGGCTTCAAGCGTTGCCAGCAACCGGTCCCTGCTGCTCGTGCCTTCCGGCTCGGACGGGATCTGAAGGAACACGCCGGCCGGCGTGAGGCCAGCGCGGGCGTGCAGCGCATTGGCGAGAGGCGTGCCGGCACCGGCCGCGTATGCCAGCACCACACCGTCGTGGGTCATCCCCAGGAACAGCACGCGCCCCTCGTCGCGCACCCGCATGACCTCCGCCGGTGCCTGCTTGCACCCCTTGAGAAAGCCGGACATCCGCACTTCCGGATATTTCGGATAGAGGATCAGCTGGGCGTTCGGGGCTTCATACTGACCGTTCTCGTCGATCCAGCGGAACCGGACCGGTGCCTTGGCCCTGTCACGGACGCTGCCGGCAAGGTCGGTGTCATCGGTCTCGACATCACCGTGGGGAATAATGTTGAGGGCGGAAAAGTCGCCGCCCAGATAGACCTGGTTCTTGGAATTGTCGTTCGGAGCGAGCTTCTTCGCGTAGATGCGTACGACGCCGTCCTGCCGCATCAGGCCGGTCAACTCTTCCAGCGTCTGGATCATTCCGTCCCGCCCCCTATCTCGATTGCGCTGGCCTGTCCCCGAAGCCATTCCGCCAGCCTTTCCGTTATTTCCTCCGGCTTGCGGCGCGTCTTCCCTTTTAGGGCGCATTCCCAGACCGTTGCAACCCTCCATCCCGATTCCCGCAATCTGTCCACCGCAACCTTGTCGCGTGCGACGTTGCCGGCGATCTTCTCCTGCCAGAATACGCTGTTGGAGGAAGGCATGCGAAACAGGTGGCACCCGTGCCCGTGCCAGAAGCACCCGTGAACAAAAATGACCGCGCGGTATTTAGGCAGGACCAGATCCGGCTTCCCTGGCAGCTTCCTCTCATGCAGCCGGTAGCGGAATCCGGCCGCGTGCAGCGCCTTGCGTACCTGAAGCTCCGGCCGTGTGTTCGTGCCCCGTATGCCGGACATCATCCGGCTGCGGACATCGACCGGAACAATATCAGCCACGGGCGCGAGCCTTCGGCTCCGTTTCCACGCCGGCGGGGAACGCCAGCACCTCGGCCAGCTGCCCCTGGGGCAGCCAGGGGCTCATGGCTTCGGCAACCGCCTCCACCACCGGAACCACCACGGCGTTGCCGAATTGCTTGTAGGCCTGGGTGTCCGACACCGGAATCTCCCAGGTGCGGTTGCCGCGCTCGAAGCCCATCAGTCGCGCGCATTCCTTCGGAGTCAGGCGGCGCGGCCGCTTGCCCTTGCCCTGGTCGACAAGGATTTCCGAACCGTCCTTGTAGTAGCGGGCGGAGAGGGTGCGGGTCACGTCGTTCGGC
This sequence is a window from Ensifer adhaerens. Protein-coding genes within it:
- a CDS encoding Putative DNA-binding domain-containing protein; translated protein: MAAESIEEIIGLDIRPDGSLKVNSRERRDLEFKQDCEENTLRSCLKTIAAFANNGGGRIVFGISDSPRHVVGVDPGRFPDEAIFDDFIRKYLSPVPDVIIEEHTLYGTDLVSVRVAAMTKPPVIAVRECQTSGKKNKTVLQPGVIYNRRAGKSECASSDEFRMMMERRDQAVQQAVLSIFDRARAIGFDRVSVADFSNFTSPGDNVTLYLPDDAARHLNVIDRARLVEDHGAPAYEIKGRIDLTTFSDKDPRKPMLPRPAARALKADVESALWRGVPWSEQHLRKAASQLGFWDKKEGDGVHTTVDELTKQPRYLERARIAVRDFARNNTDAFVDAICSRENKQIWKRKMAGRGSSSPVEQSPDVQILVNSDDIFTSEETADEVGSRY
- a CDS encoding Site-specific DNA recombinase: MLIGYARVSTADQNLDLQRDALLRAGCEKIFEEKKSGKTGSKRPELDAALAYLRPEDVLVVWKLDRLGRSLVEMMRTIDKLRGDGIKFKSLTEDLDSESAQGRFFLQIHGAMAEYFLDLNRERTMEGLKAALARGRKGGRPQKLSESDLTAASAMLAAGNISVAEIARRMGVSRYTFYQYFPQARAKAQQVRN
- a CDS encoding Nucleotidyltransferase domain-containing protein, encoding MTADHYLWNILQREQVDNGLYSPVRNCQQTMLPLLQQWGGGFLVDVMASGSFAKGTANKSGTDIDLFVSLSETTPETLKDIYTKLARRMEELGFKPRLQNVSIGIKVGSFDVDLVPAKRQNAFSLDHSLYRRRADTWTKTNIAAHIALVSASGCTNEIRIIKLWRDQRGLDFPSFYLELTVIEALRGRSGPSLSANVWTVLQYLRDRFASARFVDPSNTNNILSDELSDTAQRNIATAAGTSLGAKTWGEIVR
- a CDS encoding MvaI/BcnI restriction endonuclease family protein, producing MIQTLEELTGLMRQDGVVRIYAKKLAPNDNSKNQVYLGGDFSALNIIPHGDVETDDTDLAGSVRDRAKAPVRFRWIDENGQYEAPNAQLILYPKYPEVRMSGFLKGCKQAPAEVMRVRDEGRVLFLGMTHDGVVLAYAAGAGTPLANALHARAGLTPAGVFLQIPSEPEGTSSRDRLLATLEAIYRKHWISSRKLGPDGIPYPYTARNGGGYTLEAELGIMPNGYAEPDFLGWEIKQYSVDDFARYKPKSPVTLLTPEPTGGYYRDQGVEAFVRRFGYADKSGKPDRINFGGVYACNKAYHADTGLQMRMTGYDEATGKITDMTGGLALQDIHGEVAALWKFTNIIEHWSRKHAQAAYVPSLFRTPPPEYRYGPRIQLCEETDLTLFLQAVAAGVVYYDPAIKIEKAASAKPELKRRSQFRIRHEQLETMYHQTETVEFDLHEGGAT
- a CDS encoding T/G mismatch-specific endonuclease, which gives rise to MADIVPVDVRSRMMSGIRGTNTRPELQVRKALHAAGFRYRLHERKLPGKPDLVLPKYRAVIFVHGCFWHGHGCHLFRMPSSNSVFWQEKIAGNVARDKVAVDRLRESGWRVATVWECALKGKTRRKPEEITERLAEWLRGQASAIEIGGGTE